Proteins encoded together in one Electrophorus electricus isolate fEleEle1 chromosome 9, fEleEle1.pri, whole genome shotgun sequence window:
- the card9 gene encoding caspase recruitment domain-containing protein 9 isoform X3: MADGPSALEFEEDEECWIRLEDHRMLLIRTIEPSRIIPYLRQCKVIDSEDEEQIYNDPSLVVRGRKVGVLLDLLQRTGIKGYVAFLESLELNYPQLYQKITGKEPARVFSVLMDTAGESGLTQFLMSEVTRLQKAFQDERKARLKAAVRTTEQVDVIQRLQTRERELHVQQERVQRMREERDQLWNEAQHLKDENYRLMHDVTRLSEEKNCSLMCNRDLQLQIERLKHSLMNAESNSKIQRKQTMTLKNAMEQRPSQEMIWQLQKENDLLRAQVQEFPSSSLVQELQNSSQVQIPTEQEKVSIQTMEEFKKQSQKHHQKLVNNIYALRRELHDAEVMRDKYLEQNDELELKCAMFKKDSKIYCLRMEDILKQLDEVIMERDMAISAREEYHQENCKYLQDKDRYRKQIRKMGECYDELQVQLFRTEGELFALQAKFRKQKDLEETTATSEESSFQSSAELKSQTSEEDAKESEQKGISEDSQSPTSGEDNVCISIKDPCLSEPKEEDFRQWLVNEEELSNSYKLRPRCNFYYRRKRALRTKAVKEFAKERMQSVLDNTSGSDNTDTDGM; the protein is encoded by the exons ATGGCTGATGGCCCAAGTGCTCTTGAGtttgaggaggatgaggagtgtTGGATACGGCTGGAAGACCACAGAATGCTTCTTATTAGGACAATTGAGCCTTCACGAATAATACCGTACCTTAGGCAGTGCAAGGTGATTGACAGTGAGGATGAAGAACAGATTTACAATGATCCCAGTCTGGTTGTCAGAGGGCGAAAAGTAG GTGTGCTGCTGGATCTCTTACAAAGGACGGGTATAAAGGGCTATGTGGCATTCTTAGAGAGTCTGGAGTTGAACTACCCTCAACTATATCAGAAAATCACAGGGAAGGAGCCTGCCCGGGTCTTCTCTGTACTGATGG ATACAGCTGGTGAGTCAGGATTAACTCAGTTCCTCATGAGTGAGGTTACTCGCCTACAAAAAGCTTTTCAGGATGAGCGCAAAGCGAGACTGAAAGCAGCAGTACGCACAACAGAGCAAGTGGATGTCATTCAGCGGCTTCAGACACGTGAACGTGAGCTTCACGTGCAGCAGGAGCGCGTCCAGCGAATGAGAGAAGAGCGGGACCAACTCTGGAATGAGGCACAACACTTGAAGGATGAGAATTACAGGCTGATGCATGATGTGACTCGACTAAGTGAGGAGAAGAACTGCAGTCTCATGTGTAATCGAGACCTACAGCTGCAG ATTGAGAGACTGAAACACAGTTTAATGAATGCAGAGAGTAATTCAAAGATTCAACGCAAACAGACAATGACACTGAAAAATGCAATGGAGCAGAGGCCCAGTCAGGAGATGATCTGGCAGCTGCAGAAGGAGAATGATCTCCTCAGAGCACAGGTCCAAGAGTTCCCGAGTTCTTCTCTGGTCCAGGAGCTCCAGAATTCTTCTCAG GTCCAAATTCCAACCGAACAGGAGAAGGTGAGCATACAAACTATGGAAGAATTCAAAAAGCAAAGCCAGAAACATCATCAGAAGCTAGTAAATAATATTTACGCACTACGCAGGGAACTACATGATGCTGAGGTGATGCGTGATAAG TACCTGGAGCAGAACGATGAACTGGAGTTGAAGTGTGCAATGTTTAAGAAAGACTCCAAAATATATTGCCTTCGCATGGAGGACATCTTGAAGCAGTTGGATGAAGTCATCATGGAGAGAGACATG GCTATTTCTGCGAGAGAAGAATACCATCAGGAGAACTGTAAATACCTCCAGGACAAGGATAGGTACCGGAAGCAGATCCGGAAAATGGGAGAGTGTTACGATGAGCTGCAAGTCCAGCTCTTCCGGACTGAAGGAGAACTTTTCGCTCTTCAGGCAAAATTCCGCAAACAGAAAGACTTGGAGGAGACAACAGCA aCCTCGGAAGAAAGCTCTTTTCAGAGCTCAGCTGAG TTAAAAAGCCAGACAAGTGAGGAGGATGCCAAGGAGAGTGAGCAGAAAG GTATAAGTGAGGATTCACAAAGCCCAACCTCAGGGGAGGATAACGTATGCATAAGCATCAAAGACCCTTGTCTTTCTGAGCCAAAGGAAGAAGACTTTAGG CAGTGGCTGGTTAATGAGGAAGAACTGTCAAATAGTTACAAGCTCAGACCACGATGCAATTTTTATTACAGAAG GAAACGTGCTTTGAGAACAAAGGCTGTCAAAGAGTTTGCCAAAGAGCGCATGCAGTCTGTTCTGGACAACACCAGCGGGAGtgataacacagacacagatgggATGTAA
- the card9 gene encoding caspase recruitment domain-containing protein 9 isoform X2, which produces MADGPSALEFEEDEECWIRLEDHRMLLIRTIEPSRIIPYLRQCKVIDSEDEEQIYNDPSLVVRGRKVEMCFCLGVLLDLLQRTGIKGYVAFLESLELNYPQLYQKITGKEPARVFSVLMDTAGESGLTQFLMSEVTRLQKAFQDERKARLKAAVRTTEQVDVIQRLQTRERELHVQQERVQRMREERDQLWNEAQHLKDENYRLMHDVTRLSEEKNCSLMCNRDLQLQIERLKHSLMNAESNSKIQRKQTMTLKNAMEQRPSQEMIWQLQKENDLLRAQVQEFPSSSLVQELQNSSQVQIPTEQEKVSIQTMEEFKKQSQKHHQKLVNNIYALRRELHDAEVMRDKYLEQNDELELKCAMFKKDSKIYCLRMEDILKQLDEVIMERDMAISAREEYHQENCKYLQDKDRYRKQIRKMGECYDELQVQLFRTEGELFALQAKFRKQKDLEETTATSEESSFQSSAELKSQTSEEDAKESEQKGISEDSQSPTSGEDNVCISIKDPCLSEPKEEDFRWLVNEEELSNSYKLRPRCNFYYRRKRALRTKAVKEFAKERMQSVLDNTSGSDNTDTDGM; this is translated from the exons ATGGCTGATGGCCCAAGTGCTCTTGAGtttgaggaggatgaggagtgtTGGATACGGCTGGAAGACCACAGAATGCTTCTTATTAGGACAATTGAGCCTTCACGAATAATACCGTACCTTAGGCAGTGCAAGGTGATTGACAGTGAGGATGAAGAACAGATTTACAATGATCCCAGTCTGGTTGTCAGAGGGCGAAAAGTAG aaatgtgtttttgtctaGGTGTGCTGCTGGATCTCTTACAAAGGACGGGTATAAAGGGCTATGTGGCATTCTTAGAGAGTCTGGAGTTGAACTACCCTCAACTATATCAGAAAATCACAGGGAAGGAGCCTGCCCGGGTCTTCTCTGTACTGATGG ATACAGCTGGTGAGTCAGGATTAACTCAGTTCCTCATGAGTGAGGTTACTCGCCTACAAAAAGCTTTTCAGGATGAGCGCAAAGCGAGACTGAAAGCAGCAGTACGCACAACAGAGCAAGTGGATGTCATTCAGCGGCTTCAGACACGTGAACGTGAGCTTCACGTGCAGCAGGAGCGCGTCCAGCGAATGAGAGAAGAGCGGGACCAACTCTGGAATGAGGCACAACACTTGAAGGATGAGAATTACAGGCTGATGCATGATGTGACTCGACTAAGTGAGGAGAAGAACTGCAGTCTCATGTGTAATCGAGACCTACAGCTGCAG ATTGAGAGACTGAAACACAGTTTAATGAATGCAGAGAGTAATTCAAAGATTCAACGCAAACAGACAATGACACTGAAAAATGCAATGGAGCAGAGGCCCAGTCAGGAGATGATCTGGCAGCTGCAGAAGGAGAATGATCTCCTCAGAGCACAGGTCCAAGAGTTCCCGAGTTCTTCTCTGGTCCAGGAGCTCCAGAATTCTTCTCAG GTCCAAATTCCAACCGAACAGGAGAAGGTGAGCATACAAACTATGGAAGAATTCAAAAAGCAAAGCCAGAAACATCATCAGAAGCTAGTAAATAATATTTACGCACTACGCAGGGAACTACATGATGCTGAGGTGATGCGTGATAAG TACCTGGAGCAGAACGATGAACTGGAGTTGAAGTGTGCAATGTTTAAGAAAGACTCCAAAATATATTGCCTTCGCATGGAGGACATCTTGAAGCAGTTGGATGAAGTCATCATGGAGAGAGACATG GCTATTTCTGCGAGAGAAGAATACCATCAGGAGAACTGTAAATACCTCCAGGACAAGGATAGGTACCGGAAGCAGATCCGGAAAATGGGAGAGTGTTACGATGAGCTGCAAGTCCAGCTCTTCCGGACTGAAGGAGAACTTTTCGCTCTTCAGGCAAAATTCCGCAAACAGAAAGACTTGGAGGAGACAACAGCA aCCTCGGAAGAAAGCTCTTTTCAGAGCTCAGCTGAG TTAAAAAGCCAGACAAGTGAGGAGGATGCCAAGGAGAGTGAGCAGAAAG GTATAAGTGAGGATTCACAAAGCCCAACCTCAGGGGAGGATAACGTATGCATAAGCATCAAAGACCCTTGTCTTTCTGAGCCAAAGGAAGAAGACTTTAGG TGGCTGGTTAATGAGGAAGAACTGTCAAATAGTTACAAGCTCAGACCACGATGCAATTTTTATTACAGAAG GAAACGTGCTTTGAGAACAAAGGCTGTCAAAGAGTTTGCCAAAGAGCGCATGCAGTCTGTTCTGGACAACACCAGCGGGAGtgataacacagacacagatgggATGTAA
- the card9 gene encoding caspase recruitment domain-containing protein 9 isoform X1, with the protein MADGPSALEFEEDEECWIRLEDHRMLLIRTIEPSRIIPYLRQCKVIDSEDEEQIYNDPSLVVRGRKVEMCFCLGVLLDLLQRTGIKGYVAFLESLELNYPQLYQKITGKEPARVFSVLMDTAGESGLTQFLMSEVTRLQKAFQDERKARLKAAVRTTEQVDVIQRLQTRERELHVQQERVQRMREERDQLWNEAQHLKDENYRLMHDVTRLSEEKNCSLMCNRDLQLQIERLKHSLMNAESNSKIQRKQTMTLKNAMEQRPSQEMIWQLQKENDLLRAQVQEFPSSSLVQELQNSSQVQIPTEQEKVSIQTMEEFKKQSQKHHQKLVNNIYALRRELHDAEVMRDKYLEQNDELELKCAMFKKDSKIYCLRMEDILKQLDEVIMERDMAISAREEYHQENCKYLQDKDRYRKQIRKMGECYDELQVQLFRTEGELFALQAKFRKQKDLEETTATSEESSFQSSAELKSQTSEEDAKESEQKGISEDSQSPTSGEDNVCISIKDPCLSEPKEEDFRQWLVNEEELSNSYKLRPRCNFYYRRKRALRTKAVKEFAKERMQSVLDNTSGSDNTDTDGM; encoded by the exons ATGGCTGATGGCCCAAGTGCTCTTGAGtttgaggaggatgaggagtgtTGGATACGGCTGGAAGACCACAGAATGCTTCTTATTAGGACAATTGAGCCTTCACGAATAATACCGTACCTTAGGCAGTGCAAGGTGATTGACAGTGAGGATGAAGAACAGATTTACAATGATCCCAGTCTGGTTGTCAGAGGGCGAAAAGTAG aaatgtgtttttgtctaGGTGTGCTGCTGGATCTCTTACAAAGGACGGGTATAAAGGGCTATGTGGCATTCTTAGAGAGTCTGGAGTTGAACTACCCTCAACTATATCAGAAAATCACAGGGAAGGAGCCTGCCCGGGTCTTCTCTGTACTGATGG ATACAGCTGGTGAGTCAGGATTAACTCAGTTCCTCATGAGTGAGGTTACTCGCCTACAAAAAGCTTTTCAGGATGAGCGCAAAGCGAGACTGAAAGCAGCAGTACGCACAACAGAGCAAGTGGATGTCATTCAGCGGCTTCAGACACGTGAACGTGAGCTTCACGTGCAGCAGGAGCGCGTCCAGCGAATGAGAGAAGAGCGGGACCAACTCTGGAATGAGGCACAACACTTGAAGGATGAGAATTACAGGCTGATGCATGATGTGACTCGACTAAGTGAGGAGAAGAACTGCAGTCTCATGTGTAATCGAGACCTACAGCTGCAG ATTGAGAGACTGAAACACAGTTTAATGAATGCAGAGAGTAATTCAAAGATTCAACGCAAACAGACAATGACACTGAAAAATGCAATGGAGCAGAGGCCCAGTCAGGAGATGATCTGGCAGCTGCAGAAGGAGAATGATCTCCTCAGAGCACAGGTCCAAGAGTTCCCGAGTTCTTCTCTGGTCCAGGAGCTCCAGAATTCTTCTCAG GTCCAAATTCCAACCGAACAGGAGAAGGTGAGCATACAAACTATGGAAGAATTCAAAAAGCAAAGCCAGAAACATCATCAGAAGCTAGTAAATAATATTTACGCACTACGCAGGGAACTACATGATGCTGAGGTGATGCGTGATAAG TACCTGGAGCAGAACGATGAACTGGAGTTGAAGTGTGCAATGTTTAAGAAAGACTCCAAAATATATTGCCTTCGCATGGAGGACATCTTGAAGCAGTTGGATGAAGTCATCATGGAGAGAGACATG GCTATTTCTGCGAGAGAAGAATACCATCAGGAGAACTGTAAATACCTCCAGGACAAGGATAGGTACCGGAAGCAGATCCGGAAAATGGGAGAGTGTTACGATGAGCTGCAAGTCCAGCTCTTCCGGACTGAAGGAGAACTTTTCGCTCTTCAGGCAAAATTCCGCAAACAGAAAGACTTGGAGGAGACAACAGCA aCCTCGGAAGAAAGCTCTTTTCAGAGCTCAGCTGAG TTAAAAAGCCAGACAAGTGAGGAGGATGCCAAGGAGAGTGAGCAGAAAG GTATAAGTGAGGATTCACAAAGCCCAACCTCAGGGGAGGATAACGTATGCATAAGCATCAAAGACCCTTGTCTTTCTGAGCCAAAGGAAGAAGACTTTAGG CAGTGGCTGGTTAATGAGGAAGAACTGTCAAATAGTTACAAGCTCAGACCACGATGCAATTTTTATTACAGAAG GAAACGTGCTTTGAGAACAAAGGCTGTCAAAGAGTTTGCCAAAGAGCGCATGCAGTCTGTTCTGGACAACACCAGCGGGAGtgataacacagacacagatgggATGTAA